The DNA region TGACGATATCAATTAATGAGATTATGTTTTTATAGAATGGTTTAATCCAATTAGGTTAAAGCTTTGTTAAAAGCTAATATGCAACAAATGTACCAAATTATTGAAGAGAATTATAGGCTAAAAACAAAGAAGGTACCTCATTTAAAACCAATGAGATACCTTCATGCTTTAATTTTAAAGATTTGGTAACGTTCTTAAAGAATATCCTCTACCAAATTAGCAGGTCTGCCAATGACAGCCTTTCCTCCGTTTACGACAATAGGTCTTTCTATTAATTTTGGATGAAGAATCATTGCATCTAGAATTTCTTCATGAGAGAGTAACTTTCCTCTGTAATTTTCTTTCCAAACAGCTTCGTTTTTACGAACTAGCATTTCGGGAGTTATGGCCAAACAATCCAAAACCTTGCGAAGTTCTTCTTTGGTAGGCACATCTTCCAAGTATTTTATAACTTCAAATTCCTTACCTGAATTTTCTAAAACCTTCAATCCCTCTCGAGATTTTTGACATCTTGGGTTATGATAAATTTTAATCATCTTAAGTAATATTTTTGATAAACTTTCTTGAACACTTCTATAGTCGTACTAATTTCCTAATCCTCTTCTTTTTGTCCCATCATCATAAGATAGGCTTTGAGAAAGGCATCAATATCACCATCCATTACAGCGTCTACATTACCGGTTTCCTGAGTAGTACGCACATCTTTCACCAATTTAT from Zobellia alginiliquefaciens includes:
- the arsC gene encoding arsenate reductase (glutaredoxin) (This arsenate reductase requires both glutathione and glutaredoxin to convert arsenate to arsenite, after which the efflux transporter formed by ArsA and ArsB can extrude the arsenite from the cell, providing resistance.), whose amino-acid sequence is MIKIYHNPRCQKSREGLKVLENSGKEFEVIKYLEDVPTKEELRKVLDCLAITPEMLVRKNEAVWKENYRGKLLSHEEILDAMILHPKLIERPIVVNGGKAVIGRPANLVEDIL